A genomic region of Herbaspirillum sp. DW155 contains the following coding sequences:
- a CDS encoding TonB-dependent receptor, which yields MLKLTALSSLLALGAAPLAMAQSAGAGEDSALTLGTVEVSGRRSGPLPVNNVLSSVDLIGADRIQQQQVQYNWELFAQSPGVMLTRFHQGNESGKLSFRGFNGEGEVNAVKLLIDGVPSNDNAGGMPFLGTLFPLDIERIEVVRGTNDARYGLHNIAGNVNIVTRQGGNYDEARLSYGSFNTRQVQVVKGVENGNWSQNYFLGYEKSDGYRQHAQSENIAFSGKWFYTSDDGRYRTGLSIRHANAYAQEPGYLTAQDAYSNPTSSYAYAQSDGGNRQMDQVSLHVDADIDDQLSVGARLYLNRVRDQRWLRYSSTTSQQERLIDETHYGLLTTATYRPRWQALGGMSDLALEGGFNLERQEDQSPRYNTVNQVRVSQTRDHHFVFDTVGAYVQAVIKPVEALRIIPGYRVDHVGGRFNDPSRGVSYGIQDYGYIRQPKLSVVYTPIRQASVYANWGRTFQVGAGAAAYKSNNNDLRPSLNEGWESGLKFTPVEWLDGRVAVWEQRASDEVRRRLNDPTGDSENVGSTRRSGVDLQLNVRAGKRITLWLAYSRQRSEIVTPDPTAPNTIGKEIDHVPRTVYSGGIDYQASADLKLSASVNGQGSYYLTTANTGGKFGGYTLVDASATYQLTRTLSLELQLKNLANRYYEYVWINDRTRHAPGDGRAVYVSANVKY from the coding sequence ATGTTGAAACTGACCGCCCTGTCCAGCCTGCTGGCCCTGGGCGCCGCACCCTTGGCCATGGCGCAATCGGCCGGCGCTGGCGAGGACTCTGCGCTCACGCTGGGCACGGTGGAAGTCAGTGGCCGCCGCAGCGGCCCGCTGCCGGTGAACAATGTGCTCAGTTCGGTCGACCTGATCGGGGCCGACCGCATCCAGCAACAGCAGGTGCAATACAACTGGGAGCTGTTTGCGCAGTCGCCGGGCGTCATGCTGACCCGCTTCCATCAGGGCAACGAGTCGGGCAAGCTTTCTTTTCGCGGCTTCAACGGTGAGGGCGAGGTCAATGCCGTCAAGCTCCTCATCGATGGCGTGCCCAGCAACGACAATGCCGGCGGCATGCCCTTCCTGGGCACGCTGTTCCCGCTGGACATCGAGCGCATCGAAGTCGTGCGCGGCACCAACGATGCGCGCTACGGCCTGCACAATATCGCCGGCAACGTCAACATCGTCACCCGCCAGGGTGGCAACTACGATGAAGCGCGCCTGAGCTATGGCAGCTTCAACACGCGCCAGGTGCAAGTGGTCAAGGGCGTGGAGAACGGCAACTGGTCACAGAACTATTTTCTCGGTTACGAAAAATCGGATGGCTACCGCCAGCATGCGCAGAGCGAGAACATCGCCTTCTCCGGCAAGTGGTTCTACACCAGCGATGACGGGCGCTATCGCACCGGCCTGAGCATTCGCCATGCCAACGCCTACGCGCAGGAACCGGGCTACCTCACCGCCCAGGATGCATACAGCAACCCGACGTCTTCCTATGCCTATGCCCAATCCGATGGCGGAAACCGGCAGATGGATCAGGTCAGTCTGCATGTCGATGCCGACATTGACGACCAGCTCTCGGTCGGTGCGAGGCTCTACCTGAACCGGGTCCGCGACCAGCGCTGGCTGCGCTATTCCTCCACCACCTCGCAGCAGGAACGCCTCATCGACGAGACCCACTACGGCCTGCTGACCACGGCCACCTATCGTCCCCGCTGGCAGGCGCTGGGGGGCATGAGCGACCTGGCACTGGAAGGTGGTTTCAACCTGGAGCGTCAGGAAGACCAGAGTCCGCGTTACAACACCGTCAACCAGGTGCGGGTGTCGCAGACGCGCGATCATCATTTCGTCTTCGATACGGTGGGCGCCTATGTGCAGGCCGTGATCAAGCCGGTAGAGGCGCTGCGCATCATTCCCGGCTATCGCGTGGACCACGTGGGAGGACGTTTCAATGACCCGTCGCGCGGCGTGAGCTATGGCATCCAGGACTACGGCTATATCCGCCAGCCCAAGCTGAGCGTGGTGTACACGCCGATCCGCCAGGCCAGTGTCTACGCCAACTGGGGCCGGACCTTCCAGGTTGGCGCGGGCGCTGCGGCCTACAAGTCCAACAACAATGACTTGCGGCCGTCCCTCAACGAGGGTTGGGAAAGCGGTCTCAAGTTCACCCCGGTGGAGTGGCTGGATGGTCGCGTGGCGGTGTGGGAGCAGCGCGCTTCGGATGAGGTCAGGCGGCGTCTGAACGACCCCACGGGCGACTCTGAAAACGTCGGCAGCACGCGGCGCAGCGGTGTCGACCTGCAGCTCAATGTGCGTGCCGGCAAGCGCATCACACTGTGGCTGGCCTATTCGCGCCAGCGTTCGGAAATCGTCACGCCCGACCCGACGGCGCCCAATACCATCGGCAAGGAGATCGACCATGTGCCGCGCACCGTCTATTCGGGCGGGATCGATTATCAGGCCAGCGCGGACCTGAAGCTGTCCGCCTCGGTCAACGGCCAGGGCAGCTATTACCTGACCACCGCCAATACCGGCGGCAAGTTCGGTGGCTATACGCTCGTCGATGCCAGCGCCACCTATCAGCTCACGCGCACACTGAGCCTGGAGTTGCAGCTCAAGAACCTGGCCAATCGCTACTATGAATACGTCTGGATCAATGACCGGACCCGGCATGCTCCGGGGGACGGGCGGGCAGTCTATGTGTCGGCCAATGTGAAGTATTGA
- a CDS encoding LysR family transcriptional regulator, with product MKKTDLRTLDLNLLKALAALLDERNVTRAAARLGVSQPAMSGILTRLRESFDDPLFARGQRGIIPTPRALELAQPVQRVLRDIDGLLHPPVFDPATAQLDFTIAATDYALRAVALPFLAALKQHAPYIRVALASMEDAPLQERLERGEIDLALTTPQDTPPGLHARRLFDEHYVCALREDHPVVRGRRMSLRQFCALDHALVSYAGDPFHGVTDQALAQRGLQRRVSLSVKRFLVLPEILRNTDLVAVVPYRLVAGVAGLKLLDPPLEIAGFTKTAAWHERTHRDPAQRWLRQLLFATAGLLP from the coding sequence ATGAAAAAGACCGACCTCCGCACGCTCGACCTGAACCTGCTCAAGGCGCTGGCCGCCCTGCTGGACGAACGCAACGTCACGCGCGCCGCCGCCCGCCTGGGTGTGAGCCAGCCGGCCATGAGCGGCATCCTCACGCGGCTGCGCGAGAGTTTCGATGACCCGCTGTTTGCGCGCGGCCAGCGCGGCATCATCCCGACGCCACGGGCGCTGGAGCTGGCCCAGCCGGTGCAGCGCGTACTGCGCGACATCGACGGCCTGCTGCATCCGCCGGTCTTCGACCCGGCCACTGCGCAACTGGATTTCACTATCGCCGCCACCGACTACGCCTTGCGGGCGGTGGCGCTGCCTTTTCTGGCTGCGCTCAAGCAGCATGCGCCGTATATCCGGGTGGCGCTGGCCTCGATGGAGGATGCGCCGCTGCAGGAGCGGCTGGAACGCGGCGAGATCGACCTGGCCCTCACCACGCCGCAGGACACCCCGCCCGGTCTGCATGCGCGGCGGCTCTTCGATGAACACTACGTCTGCGCGCTGCGCGAGGATCATCCGGTGGTGCGCGGGCGGCGCATGTCGCTCAGGCAGTTCTGTGCGCTCGACCATGCACTGGTGTCGTATGCAGGCGATCCCTTCCACGGCGTGACCGACCAGGCGCTGGCCCAGCGCGGATTGCAGCGGCGCGTGAGTCTGTCGGTCAAGCGCTTCCTCGTGCTGCCGGAAATCTTGCGCAATACCGATCTGGTGGCGGTGGTTCCCTATCGGCTGGTGGCGGGCGTGGCCGGCCTGAAACTGCTGGACCCGCCACTGGAAATTGCCGGTTTCACCAAGACCGCCGCCTGGCATGAACGCACCCACCGCGATCCGGCTCAGCGCTGGCTGCGACAGTTGCTCTTTGCCACGGCGGGCTTGTTGCCTTAA
- a CDS encoding SRPBCC domain-containing protein — MSASAPTQAAIVWPAGYLPGTTDNYVSNEVIIAGLSAAQVWPLLNDTTAWSSCYGNASEIRFHDGSGPLLSAGARFRFTTFGFAVEAQVTEYVPPRPGHAARVAWHGWVEGDAAQRLDVHHAWLFEDLEGGRVRILTQETQNGQPARTLAATLPNPMLNAHQEWITGLARAAAAVAARR, encoded by the coding sequence ATGTCCGCTTCTGCCCCGACCCAGGCCGCCATCGTCTGGCCTGCCGGCTATCTGCCCGGTACCACCGACAACTATGTTTCCAATGAAGTGATCATTGCCGGCCTCTCGGCGGCGCAGGTGTGGCCGCTGCTCAATGACACCACCGCGTGGTCGTCCTGTTACGGCAACGCCAGCGAGATTCGCTTCCACGACGGCAGCGGCCCGCTGCTGTCGGCGGGCGCACGTTTTCGCTTTACCACCTTCGGCTTTGCGGTCGAGGCCCAGGTGACCGAGTATGTCCCGCCACGGCCCGGCCACGCCGCCCGCGTGGCCTGGCACGGCTGGGTCGAGGGCGATGCCGCACAGCGCCTGGATGTGCACCATGCCTGGCTGTTCGAGGATCTGGAAGGCGGGCGCGTGCGCATCCTCACGCAGGAAACCCAGAACGGCCAGCCTGCCCGCACGCTGGCGGCGACCCTGCCCAATCCCATGCTCAATGCCCATCAGGAATGGATCACCGGTCTGGCCCGGGCAGCGGCGGCCGTCGCTGCACGCCGTTAA
- a CDS encoding carboxymuconolactone decarboxylase family protein, translated as MSQASATDALFEMLSSVAPALVDLTREHVVDELWHRPGLSTRERALVTVAALVARNATLAYPHYFNKALDSGLSADELSELLTHLGCYASLANAFAAIGAAREVLLQRGLQVDLPAAAAPPLLDLAAVVPFHLQEAVFGIGQTASLSPALAHFTETVLLQKIWRRPGLPARERVLVTLAALAAMGQTERLPAYLALASHHGLHREQFGEALAHIAFYCGWGLAQRAAAVVMAE; from the coding sequence ATGTCACAAGCCTCTGCAACCGATGCGCTCTTCGAGATGCTCTCCAGCGTGGCCCCGGCGCTGGTCGACCTGACCCGCGAGCACGTGGTCGATGAACTGTGGCACCGTCCCGGCCTGAGCACACGCGAGCGCGCCCTGGTCACGGTGGCAGCCCTGGTGGCACGCAATGCCACGCTGGCTTATCCGCATTACTTCAACAAGGCGCTCGACAGCGGCCTGTCGGCCGACGAGCTGAGCGAGCTGCTGACCCATCTGGGCTGCTACGCCAGCCTGGCCAATGCCTTCGCCGCCATCGGCGCGGCGCGCGAGGTGCTGCTGCAGCGCGGCCTGCAGGTGGACTTGCCGGCCGCTGCGGCACCACCGTTGCTGGATCTGGCGGCGGTCGTTCCGTTCCACCTTCAGGAAGCGGTGTTCGGCATCGGGCAGACGGCCTCGCTCTCGCCGGCACTGGCGCACTTCACCGAAACGGTCTTGCTGCAGAAGATCTGGCGCCGTCCCGGACTGCCCGCGCGCGAACGTGTCCTGGTCACCCTGGCGGCTCTGGCGGCGATGGGCCAGACCGAGCGCCTGCCTGCCTATCTTGCCCTGGCCAGCCATCACGGATTGCACCGTGAGCAGTTTGGCGAGGCATTGGCGCATATCGCCTTCTATTGCGGCTGGGGTCTGGCACAGAGGGCGGCGGCAGTGGTGATGGCGGAGTGA
- a CDS encoding flavodoxin family protein yields the protein MNISIVFDSGYGHTEKLAQSVARGVEEIAGAHAILVPLSAGSVDWSAIADSEAVIFGSPTYNGTISARFKQFMEDSTRQAWIPQTWRNKVAAGFTNSGALHGDKLNSLMTMALLAAQHGMIWTGIDLFPGKTGDELNRIGGWLGAMAQSDDAPADVTPGASDLATAAYLGKRVAEVAAQFARGRA from the coding sequence ATGAACATCAGCATCGTCTTCGACAGCGGCTACGGCCACACTGAAAAACTCGCACAATCCGTGGCACGCGGCGTGGAGGAAATCGCGGGTGCCCACGCCATCCTGGTGCCGCTATCGGCCGGCAGTGTCGACTGGAGCGCCATCGCCGACAGCGAGGCTGTCATCTTCGGCTCGCCGACCTACAACGGCACCATCTCTGCGCGCTTCAAGCAGTTCATGGAAGACTCCACCCGCCAGGCGTGGATCCCCCAGACCTGGCGCAACAAGGTCGCTGCCGGCTTCACCAATTCCGGCGCCCTGCATGGCGACAAACTCAATTCCCTGATGACCATGGCGCTGTTGGCCGCCCAGCACGGCATGATCTGGACGGGCATCGATCTGTTCCCCGGCAAGACCGGTGACGAACTCAATCGCATCGGTGGCTGGCTGGGCGCGATGGCGCAATCCGACGATGCCCCTGCCGACGTTACCCCCGGCGCCAGCGACCTGGCCACGGCGGCCTACCTGGGCAAGCGCGTGGCCGAAGTGGCCGCACAATTCGCACGCGGCCGCGCCTGA
- a CDS encoding LysR family transcriptional regulator has translation MDTSQRVRAIISFVQAADSGSFAGAGRALGISSAAVSQNVAGLETALGVRLMNRTTRSLNLTEEGNAFLRQARIALDALDQATDAVVAARAAPAGRVRISTSAAFGREQLLPLLPGLTRRYPALSLEVDFDDRVIDLVQDGYDLAIRGGRIADSSLVSRTICKLNLVLVASPAYLEARGTPRRPQDLHRHDLITRKFLGGKVSPWNFQGSDGSMTTWNTEQALLTLSSPETLVQAALAGLGVAEVGAHHAWRHLQRGELKVLLPRSHHPGHYEMCLQYPHRALVAPRVRVAVDYLLESFAAMEELHVPLAALRRYAA, from the coding sequence ATGGATACTTCACAGCGGGTACGCGCGATCATTTCCTTCGTGCAGGCGGCCGATAGCGGCAGCTTTGCCGGTGCCGGCCGGGCGCTGGGCATTTCCTCCGCGGCGGTCAGCCAGAACGTGGCCGGACTGGAGACGGCGCTGGGCGTGCGGCTGATGAACCGCACCACGCGCAGCCTGAACCTGACCGAGGAAGGCAACGCCTTCCTGCGTCAGGCGCGCATTGCCCTGGATGCACTGGACCAGGCCACCGATGCCGTAGTCGCTGCGCGCGCCGCGCCGGCCGGCCGTGTGCGCATCTCCACCAGCGCCGCCTTCGGACGCGAACAGTTGCTGCCGCTGCTGCCCGGCCTGACCCGGCGCTATCCGGCACTGTCGCTGGAGGTGGATTTCGATGACCGGGTGATCGATCTGGTACAGGACGGCTATGACCTGGCCATCCGCGGTGGACGCATCGCCGATTCCTCGCTGGTCTCGCGCACCATCTGCAAACTGAATCTGGTGCTGGTGGCCAGCCCGGCCTACCTGGAAGCGCGCGGCACGCCGCGCCGGCCGCAGGACCTGCACAGGCACGACCTGATCACGCGCAAGTTCCTGGGGGGCAAGGTGTCGCCCTGGAATTTCCAGGGCAGCGACGGCAGCATGACGACCTGGAATACCGAACAGGCGCTGCTGACCCTCTCCTCGCCGGAGACGCTGGTGCAGGCGGCATTGGCCGGCCTGGGCGTGGCCGAAGTGGGGGCACATCATGCGTGGCGCCATCTTCAGCGCGGCGAACTGAAGGTGCTGCTGCCGCGCAGCCATCATCCGGGCCATTACGAGATGTGCCTGCAGTATCCGCATCGTGCGCTGGTGGCCCCGCGTGTGCGGGTGGCGGTGGATTATCTGCTGGAAAGTTTCGCGGCCATGGAAGAACTGCACGTGCCGCTGGCCGCGCTGCGCAGGTACGCAGCGTGA
- a CDS encoding cyclophilin-like fold protein encodes MSSSSLLRLILSAFLMAAMASLLPWQAVAQTRSPAKRLPMTLRITIADTILTARLEGGQAARDFAAQLPLTLELSDYHQTEKIAQLPRKLDVRGEPDGYTPRTGDIAFYAPWGNIALFYKDFAYSKGLVRLGHISGDLDVLRQPGPYTALIEQE; translated from the coding sequence ATGTCTTCTTCATCCCTGCTGCGCCTGATACTGAGCGCTTTCCTGATGGCTGCGATGGCAAGCCTGTTGCCCTGGCAAGCCGTGGCCCAGACCCGTTCCCCTGCTAAGAGGCTGCCCATGACCCTGCGCATCACCATTGCCGACACCATCCTCACCGCCCGCCTCGAAGGCGGGCAGGCCGCCCGCGATTTCGCTGCGCAGCTGCCGCTCACGCTGGAACTCTCCGACTATCACCAGACCGAGAAGATCGCCCAGCTGCCGCGCAAGCTCGATGTGCGCGGCGAGCCGGACGGCTATACGCCGCGCACCGGTGACATCGCCTTCTATGCGCCCTGGGGCAATATCGCCTTGTTCTACAAGGACTTCGCCTACTCGAAAGGACTGGTCAGGCTGGGCCACATCAGCGGCGACCTCGACGTCCTGCGCCAGCCGGGGCCTTATACGGCGCTGATCGAGCAGGAGTGA
- a CDS encoding LysR family transcriptional regulator, protein MIKRNLNDLLGFVTVAREGSFTRAAATLGVTQSALSQAIRGLEERLQIRLLTRTTRSIALTPAGERLIQTIGNRFDEIEAELDALTALREKPGGTVRLTCGDGMIQRVLLPKLAPLLKRYPDIKLEFDMSYALRDIVADRFDAGVRWGRTIDRDMIAVPIGPPLRMVVAASPEYFTRYPVPQHPHDLMAQDCINQRMPTSGGLYVWDFEKDGEKINVRVDGALIFNTVPPQIDAALAGLGVVLLPEDDLQAHLDSGRLVRVLEDWCPVFEGYHLYYPSRRQPSPAFSLVVNALRYEGRSRQPG, encoded by the coding sequence ATGATCAAACGCAATCTCAACGACTTGCTGGGCTTTGTCACCGTTGCGCGTGAGGGCAGTTTCACGCGCGCCGCCGCCACCCTGGGTGTGACGCAATCGGCGCTCTCGCAAGCCATCCGCGGCCTCGAAGAGCGCCTGCAGATTCGCCTGTTGACCCGCACCACGCGCAGCATCGCGCTCACGCCAGCAGGGGAGCGCCTGATCCAGACCATCGGCAACCGCTTCGACGAGATCGAAGCCGAGCTCGATGCGCTCACCGCCCTGCGCGAAAAACCCGGCGGGACCGTCCGCCTCACCTGTGGCGACGGCATGATCCAGCGCGTCCTGCTGCCCAAGCTGGCGCCGCTGTTGAAGCGCTATCCCGACATCAAGCTGGAGTTCGACATGAGCTATGCCCTGCGCGACATCGTGGCGGACCGCTTCGATGCCGGGGTGCGCTGGGGCAGGACCATCGACCGCGACATGATCGCGGTACCCATCGGCCCGCCGTTGCGCATGGTGGTGGCGGCCTCGCCGGAGTATTTCACGCGCTATCCGGTGCCGCAGCATCCGCACGATCTGATGGCCCAGGATTGCATCAACCAGCGCATGCCTACCTCGGGCGGACTCTACGTGTGGGATTTTGAAAAAGACGGCGAGAAGATCAACGTGCGCGTCGATGGCGCCCTCATCTTCAACACCGTGCCGCCGCAGATCGACGCTGCCCTGGCCGGACTGGGCGTGGTACTGCTGCCGGAAGACGACCTGCAAGCCCATCTCGACAGCGGCCGGCTGGTGCGGGTGCTGGAGGACTGGTGCCCGGTCTTCGAAGGCTATCACCTCTACTATCCGAGCCGGCGCCAGCCTTCGCCGGCGTTTTCGCTGGTGGTCAATGCCCTGCGCTATGAAGGACGCTCGCGCCAGCCAGGCTGA
- a CDS encoding MFS transporter, which produces MSSSSSTVLPLSSDAPAHACWSGVFAMTLTAFALVASEFMPVSLLTPIAHDLGVSEGLAGQAISVSGTFAVLTSLSIARLAGRLPRKTLLLWLTALMLLSAPVIAWAPNYPVYMAGRVLIGIAIGGFWSMSAAAAIRLVPPHKVGRALAIFNGGNALATVVAAPLGSYLGAVIGWRGAFLCLAPVALLALLWQGASLPPMRPAARAQAAPHPLALLATPLVALGMAGASLLFMGQFTLFTYLRPFLENETRVQVQTLSLILLLIGVAGFIGTMLIGRWLQRSFYATLVFIPLLMAIIALALVACGHHVLPVSLLLALWGLVTTAAPVGWWSWVARTLPENAEAGGGLMVALVQLAIGLGSTMGGLLFDHGGYQFSFFASAGVLLAAALLAALTARQDRGHSVTKRTSP; this is translated from the coding sequence ATGAGCAGTTCTTCTTCCACCGTATTGCCTCTCTCGTCGGACGCACCAGCGCACGCCTGCTGGAGCGGCGTCTTCGCCATGACGCTCACGGCCTTCGCGCTGGTGGCCTCCGAATTCATGCCGGTCAGCCTGCTGACACCCATCGCACATGATCTCGGGGTCAGCGAAGGGCTGGCCGGGCAGGCCATCTCGGTCTCCGGCACCTTCGCCGTCCTCACCAGCCTGTCGATTGCACGCCTGGCCGGCAGGCTGCCGCGCAAGACGCTGCTGCTGTGGCTGACAGCGTTGATGCTGCTGTCCGCTCCGGTCATTGCATGGGCGCCCAACTATCCCGTCTACATGGCCGGGCGGGTCTTGATCGGCATCGCCATCGGCGGCTTCTGGTCGATGTCGGCCGCTGCGGCCATCCGCCTGGTACCGCCGCACAAGGTGGGGCGCGCCCTGGCCATCTTCAATGGCGGCAATGCCCTGGCCACCGTGGTGGCCGCACCGCTGGGCAGCTATCTCGGTGCCGTCATCGGCTGGCGCGGCGCCTTCCTGTGCCTGGCGCCGGTGGCCTTGCTGGCACTGCTGTGGCAAGGGGCCAGCCTGCCGCCGATGCGTCCTGCGGCGCGTGCACAGGCCGCACCGCATCCACTGGCCCTGCTCGCCACACCTCTGGTGGCCCTGGGCATGGCGGGTGCGAGCCTGCTCTTCATGGGCCAGTTCACGCTCTTCACCTATCTGCGTCCCTTCCTCGAAAACGAGACGCGCGTGCAGGTGCAAACCCTGTCGCTGATCCTGCTGCTGATCGGCGTGGCCGGCTTCATCGGCACCATGCTGATCGGGCGGTGGCTGCAGCGTTCGTTCTATGCCACGCTGGTCTTCATCCCGCTGCTGATGGCCATCATCGCGCTGGCACTGGTGGCCTGCGGTCATCACGTGTTGCCGGTGAGCCTGCTGCTGGCGCTGTGGGGCCTGGTGACGACGGCGGCCCCCGTGGGCTGGTGGTCGTGGGTGGCCCGTACCCTGCCCGAGAACGCCGAAGCCGGTGGCGGGCTGATGGTCGCGCTGGTGCAACTGGCCATCGGACTGGGATCGACCATGGGCGGCCTGCTGTTCGATCACGGCGGCTATCAATTCAGCTTCTTTGCCAGCGCCGGCGTGCTGCTGGCCGCTGCCTTGCTGGCCGCGCTCACGGCACGCCAGGATCGCGGGCATTCAGTCACCAAGAGGACATCTCCATGA
- a CDS encoding cupin domain-containing protein, protein MKIIRNGSTPSAKGPASFFTGNVRIDSFFQGEEPARAGGAIVTFEPGARTVWHTHPLGQTLIVTQGVGWTQCEGGPRTEIRAGDVVWCPCQRRHWHGATATTAMTHVAITELLDGKNVEWMEPVSDEQYLGGPVVTD, encoded by the coding sequence ATGAAAATCATCCGTAACGGCAGCACTCCTTCGGCCAAAGGTCCGGCCTCCTTCTTCACCGGCAACGTGCGTATCGACAGTTTCTTCCAGGGCGAGGAACCGGCGCGTGCAGGCGGTGCCATCGTCACCTTCGAACCCGGCGCCCGCACCGTCTGGCATACCCATCCGCTGGGCCAGACCCTGATTGTCACGCAGGGGGTAGGCTGGACCCAATGCGAAGGCGGCCCGCGTACCGAGATCCGGGCCGGCGACGTGGTGTGGTGCCCCTGCCAGCGCCGTCACTGGCACGGCGCTACCGCCACCACGGCGATGACGCACGTGGCCATCACCGAGCTGCTCGATGGCAAGAACGTCGAGTGGATGGAACCGGTCAGTGATGAGCAATACCTGGGTGGGCCGGTCGTCACCGACTGA
- a CDS encoding NAD(P)-dependent alcohol dehydrogenase translates to MQVHAYGAHAADKPIEHLEITRRATGPHDVQIDIAYCGICHSDLHQVRSEWAGTQYPCVPGHEIVGRVAAVGKHVSKFKVGDLVGVGCIVDSCQSCPDCEEGLENYCDNMVGTYNGKTDDAPGWTLGGYSQQIVVHERYVLNVRHPEADLAAVAPLLCAGITTYSPLRHWGAGPGKKVGVVGIGGLGHMGIKIAHAMGAHVVAFTTSESKRADAKALGADEVVVSRNAEEMAAHAKSFDFILNTVAAPHDLDAFLSLLKREGTMTLVGAPATPHPSPNVFNLIMKRRSLAGSLIGGIPETQEMLDFCAEHGIVADIELIRAEEINTAYERMLKGDIKYRFVIDNASMAA, encoded by the coding sequence ATGCAAGTACATGCTTATGGCGCCCACGCGGCCGACAAGCCGATCGAACATCTCGAAATCACCCGTCGCGCCACCGGCCCGCACGACGTGCAGATCGATATCGCCTACTGCGGCATCTGCCACTCCGACCTGCACCAGGTCCGTTCCGAATGGGCCGGCACCCAGTACCCCTGCGTTCCCGGCCACGAGATCGTGGGCCGTGTTGCGGCCGTGGGCAAGCACGTCAGCAAGTTCAAGGTCGGCGATCTGGTCGGCGTGGGCTGTATCGTCGACAGCTGCCAGAGCTGCCCGGACTGCGAAGAAGGCCTGGAAAACTATTGCGACAACATGGTCGGCACCTACAACGGCAAGACCGACGACGCCCCCGGCTGGACCCTGGGCGGCTACTCGCAGCAGATCGTGGTGCATGAGCGCTACGTGTTGAACGTGCGCCATCCGGAAGCCGACCTGGCCGCCGTGGCCCCGCTGCTGTGCGCCGGCATCACCACCTATTCGCCGCTGCGCCACTGGGGCGCCGGTCCCGGCAAGAAGGTCGGCGTGGTCGGCATCGGCGGCCTCGGCCATATGGGGATCAAGATCGCGCACGCCATGGGCGCGCACGTGGTGGCCTTCACCACATCAGAATCCAAACGCGCCGATGCCAAGGCCCTGGGTGCCGATGAAGTGGTGGTCTCGCGCAACGCTGAAGAGATGGCCGCGCACGCCAAGAGCTTCGACTTCATCCTCAATACCGTGGCGGCACCGCACGACCTCGATGCCTTCCTCTCGCTGTTGAAGCGTGAAGGCACCATGACCCTGGTCGGCGCACCGGCCACGCCGCATCCGTCGCCGAATGTCTTCAATCTCATCATGAAGCGCCGTTCGCTGGCCGGCTCTCTCATCGGTGGCATTCCGGAAACCCAGGAGATGCTGGACTTCTGCGCCGAACACGGCATCGTCGCCGACATCGAACTCATCCGTGCTGAGGAGATCAACACTGCCTACGAGCGCATGCTCAAGGGCGACATCAAGTATCGCTTCGTGATCGACAACGCCAGCATGGCGGCCTGA